The region CATCACCTGCGCCGCCCTGCTTGCGGAGAAAGGACTGAAAGTCGGCCTCTTTGAGAAGAAACTCTCCATCGGCGGCGGCATGTGGGGCGGCGGCATGATGTTCCCGCGGATCGTCGTCCAGGCCGCGGCAAAGCGCCTCCTCGACCACTTCGGCATCGCCTCCACCGAGGCCGAGCCAGGCTACTATGTCGCGAAGTCCGTCGAATCCGTCTCCAAACTCACCGCCGCCGCCTGCACCGCAGGCGCCGAGTTCTTCAACCTCATCGCCGTAGAGGACGTCGTCGTCAAGGCAGACGGCCGCGTCGCCGGCCTCGTCGTCAACTGGAGCCCGGTCGAGATGGCCGGCCTCCATGTCGACCCCCTCATGATCCGGTGCCGCGCCGTCGTCGACGCCACCGGCCACGACGCCACCATCTGCCATATGGTCGCAAAGAAGGGCGGCGACCTCCCGATCCGCGGCGAGGGCTATATGTGGGCCGAGCGGGCCGAGGGCAGGATCCTGGACCACACGAAGGAGGTCTTCCCAGGTCTCTTCGTCTGCGGTATGGCTGCGAACGCCGTCGCAGGAGAGTGCCGCATGGGCCCGATCTTCGGCGGCATGCTCCTCTCCGGCGAAAAGGCAGCCGAGCTTGCGGCGGCCGCGGTCAGGCCGTGACCCAGAGTACTTCTTTTTTTCCGAGGGCGCCCATGATCCCGTATGCACACCCTCCAGAGCATCCGCACCTTCATCGAGGAGATCCTGGCTGACCAGACGGTCAACCGTCTCTCGCCGGAATGTGACGAACCGGCATGGGGGCGGCCCCTCGTCGGCGTGAGCAGCGGCGACGACCCGCTCTACGAGGAGATCAAACAGAAGATCGGCCCCTTCCACTGGACCCCGCGCGAGATCTTCGCCCTCACCTTTCCAGGGCATGCGGTGCCGCCCGGCGACCTCTCGGTCATCGTCTGGGCGCTCCCGCAGACCCGGGCCACCCTCTGCGACCAGCGGAAAGAGACCAGCCTCCCCTCCCGTCGCTGGGTATTGAACCGCCTGCACGGCGAGGAGATCAACGACCTGGTCCGCACGCGCCTCGCCGACGCCCTCACCGCCGCCGGTCACCCTGCACTCGCCCCGGTCGCC is a window of Methanofollis sp. DNA encoding:
- a CDS encoding sulfide-dependent adenosine diphosphate thiazole synthase, whose translation is ITCAALLAEKGLKVGLFEKKLSIGGGMWGGGMMFPRIVVQAAAKRLLDHFGIASTEAEPGYYVAKSVESVSKLTAAACTAGAEFFNLIAVEDVVVKADGRVAGLVVNWSPVEMAGLHVDPLMIRCRAVVDATGHDATICHMVAKKGGDLPIRGEGYMWAERAEGRILDHTKEVFPGLFVCGMAANAVAGECRMGPIFGGMLLSGEKAAELAAAAVRP